A stretch of Triticum aestivum cultivar Chinese Spring chromosome 1D, IWGSC CS RefSeq v2.1, whole genome shotgun sequence DNA encodes these proteins:
- the LOC123177763 gene encoding uncharacterized protein encodes MAQFQSPISSSSSRTFFSIPIWLRDVKKNIASEDSVMEGSSTTSPSGEPIVAMATTYAPMLSAMESVNSAQNQDFSNGSSFAEINSPMLVITDSSTLKKKQ; translated from the exons ATGGCGCAATTCCAGTCCCCAATTAGCTCTTCTTCATCCCGTACATTCTTCTCCATCCCCATATGGTTGAGAGATG TGAAAAAAAATATCGCATCTGAGGATTCAGTAATGGAGGGGAGCAGCACTACTTCGCCATCAGGAGAGCCCATAGTTGCAATGGCCACAACATATGCACCAATGCTATCAG CCATGGAATCGGTCAATAGTGCTCAAAATCAAGATTTCAGCAATGGTAGCTCGTTTGCAGAGATTAATTCCCCAATGCTTGTCATTACTGATTCCAGTACACTCAAAAAGAAACAATAG